A single Bufo bufo chromosome 6, aBufBuf1.1, whole genome shotgun sequence DNA region contains:
- the LRRC3C gene encoding leucine-rich repeat-containing protein 3C yields the protein MPFLDWYLRRSLATWLLLHSLVLMSLCFQPATTFPKGCHSSQEDGYKILRCSNAQLTEVPKDIPNDTNRLYLDFNQITYLPSDAFRNLPVLMELDISHNSLGHLEVTALRGLSDHLLSLDLSSNKLVSVNKEVFANLKARTNLSGNPWMCDCDLQELIRMVELDPSSSNGIVCASSVLEEHAGKPFLQVVKDVDLCNAYKKTTDVAMLVTMFGWFAMVISYLVYYVRQNQEDARRHLEYLKSLPSKQRQNEEPSTLSTVV from the coding sequence ATGCCTTTCTTGGACTGGTACCTTCGTCGCTCACTGGCAACATGGCTGCTTTTACACAGTTTGGTCCTCATGTCTCTCTGTTTCCAGCCAGCAACAACATTTCCCAAAGGATGTCATTCCTCCCAGGAGGACGGGTACAAGATTCTGAGGTGCAGCAATGCCCAGCTCACAGAAGTACCCAAAGACATTCCTAATGACACTAATCGCCTATATTTAGACTTCAACCAGATAACCTACCTCCCTTCAGATGCTTTCCGTAACCTCCCTGTTCTAATGGAGCTAGATATTTCACACAACTCATTGGGTCACTTGGAGGTTACTGCTCTCAGGGGTTTAAGCGATCACTTACTCTCACTGGACCTGTCTTCCAACAAGCTAGTATCAGTCAACAAGGAGGTCTTTGCTAACTTAAAGGCCAGAACAAATCTTTCTGGCAACCCTTGGATGTGTGACTGTGATCTTCAGGAATTGATCAGGATGGTTGAACTGGACCCAAGTTCCTCCAATGGGATTGTCTGTGCTAGTTCTGTGCTAGAGGAGCATGCTGGAAAACCCTTCCTGCAGGTGGTTAAAGATGTGGACCTGTGCAATGCCTATAAGAAGACCACAGATGTGGCCATGTTGGTCACAATGTTTGGATGGTTTGCTATGGTTATCTCATACTTGGTGTATTATGTACGCCAGAACCAGGAGGATGCCCGACGCCACCTTGAGTACCTCAAATCCCTGCCAAGCAAGCAGAGACAGAATGAGGAACCTTCTACTCTAAGCACTGTGGTTTGA